A part of Pectobacterium cacticida genomic DNA contains:
- the gntX gene encoding DNA utilization protein GntX, whose product MLTIAARCWLCLLPLHLSQQGICTYCQRHLPRVPLCCPRCGLPAGDPTRQCGRCLLNPPPWQSMTFISDYAPPFNTLLKQFKFHARTELAAVLARQLLLRWQTAYRERKCAVPNLLFRPDHLFTVPLHRDRQWRRGFNQTELLARPLARWLHCAYDPRELRRTRRTPLQQTLSAGARRRNLRGAFSCDVSLSGQQVVVVDDVVTTGSTVAEISRLLLAQGAAGVQIWCVCRTL is encoded by the coding sequence ATGTTAACCATCGCCGCACGTTGCTGGCTATGCTTATTGCCGCTTCACCTCAGCCAACAGGGCATTTGTACCTATTGTCAGCGCCATTTACCGCGTGTTCCGCTTTGCTGCCCGCGCTGTGGCTTGCCCGCCGGCGATCCGACACGCCAATGCGGACGGTGTTTGCTCAATCCGCCGCCCTGGCAATCAATGACTTTTATCAGCGACTATGCGCCGCCGTTCAACACATTATTGAAGCAGTTTAAATTCCACGCGAGAACCGAACTGGCGGCGGTACTTGCGCGGCAACTGTTATTGCGCTGGCAGACGGCCTACCGCGAGCGAAAATGCGCCGTTCCCAATCTGCTGTTTCGCCCTGACCACCTGTTCACTGTCCCTTTGCACCGAGATCGCCAATGGCGGCGGGGCTTCAATCAGACCGAACTGCTCGCTCGTCCTCTTGCCCGGTGGTTACACTGTGCTTACGATCCACGTGAGTTGCGGCGTACCCGACGCACGCCGTTACAGCAAACGCTCAGCGCTGGTGCGCGGCGGCGCAACCTGCGAGGCGCTTTTTCTTGTGATGTTTCGCTGTCAGGGCAGCAGGTGGTTGTGGTGGATGATGTGGTCACGACAGGCAGCACCGTCGCAGAGATCAGCCGCCTGCTGCTGGCGCAGGGCGCGGCTGGCGTCCAAATCTGGTGCGTATGCCGCACCTTGTAG
- the acrD gene encoding multidrug efflux RND transporter permease AcrD gives MANFFVDRPIFAWVLAILLSLGGILAVTSLPLEQYPDLAPPSVRITANYPGASAQTVENTVTQVIEQSMTGLDNLMYMSSNSSNNGQARIMLTFEAGTDPDEARQQVQNQLQSAIRKLPQDVQQQGVTVSKTGDTNILMVAFVSTDGSMDKQDIADYVATNIQEPISRISGVGEVDAYGSQYAMRIWLDPAKLMEYALTTSDVVQAIESQNSQVSVGQVGGVPSVDNQALNATINAQSLLQTPQQFRDITLRVNQDGSAVTLGNVAQVELGAERYDFLSRFNGQPASGLGVKLASGANELETDTRVRERIAELAPFFPHGLEAKIAFETSPFVKASITDVVKTLFEAVLLVFLVMYLFLQNFRATLIPTIAVPVVLLGTFAVLYLCGFSLNTLTMFAMVLAIGLLVDDAIVVVENVERVMSEEGLSPREATRKSMGQVQGALIGIALVLSAVFVPMAFFGGTTGAIYRQFSITIVTSMILSVLVAMILTPALCATLLKPLAKGQHHDRKGFFGWFNRSFTRTSLKYERGVGKILLHSGRWLLLYMGIIGVMIFLFFRLPTSFLPQEDRGIFTTQVQLPPGSTQQQTLQVVNKIEQYYLTQEKDTVTSVFSTIGSGPGGNGQNVARLFVRLKDWSERTTPESSSFAVIERATKAFRHIKEARVFASSPPSINGLGSAAGFAMRLQDRGGLGHDALMAARDQLLSMADGNPELTRVRHNGLDDGAQLRIHIDQRKAQALGVSVDDINNTLKTGWGSTYVNDFLDRGRVKKVYVQAAAKFRMLPDDISKWYVRNNRGGMVPFSAFAQTDWETGSPRLERYNGYSSLEIVGEAMPGVSTGTAMAVMESLVAKLPQGFGLEWTGMSLQERLSGAQAPALYAISLLVVFLCLAALYESWTVPFSVMLVVPMGVLGALAATLARGLENDVYFQVGLLTVVGLSAKNAILIVEFANEMNQKGKDLVDATLEASRQRLRPILMTSLAFIFGVLPMATSSGAGSASQHAVGTGVIGGMLAATFLAIFFVPLFFVVVRRRFPLKDKAH, from the coding sequence ATGGCGAATTTCTTTGTCGACCGTCCTATTTTTGCGTGGGTGCTGGCTATACTTCTCAGCCTGGGCGGCATATTGGCGGTTACATCATTGCCGCTGGAACAATATCCCGACCTGGCGCCGCCGAGCGTGCGGATCACGGCAAACTACCCTGGCGCATCGGCGCAGACGGTAGAAAATACCGTGACACAGGTTATCGAGCAGAGCATGACCGGGCTGGATAACCTGATGTACATGTCCTCCAACAGCAGCAATAACGGGCAAGCCCGCATCATGCTCACCTTCGAGGCGGGCACCGATCCCGATGAAGCTCGTCAGCAGGTACAGAATCAGCTTCAATCTGCCATCCGCAAACTACCGCAGGACGTGCAGCAGCAGGGCGTCACCGTCAGTAAAACCGGCGACACCAATATCCTCATGGTGGCGTTTGTCTCTACCGATGGCAGCATGGATAAACAGGACATCGCCGATTATGTCGCCACGAATATTCAGGAACCAATTAGTCGTATCAGCGGTGTGGGCGAAGTAGATGCTTACGGCTCGCAGTATGCGATGCGCATCTGGCTGGATCCGGCCAAGTTAATGGAATATGCGCTAACGACCAGCGACGTGGTGCAGGCGATCGAATCACAGAACAGCCAGGTTTCCGTGGGGCAGGTCGGCGGTGTACCTTCGGTAGACAATCAGGCACTTAACGCCACCATCAACGCGCAATCGCTGTTACAAACGCCGCAGCAGTTTCGTGATATCACGCTGCGCGTCAATCAAGACGGCTCTGCCGTCACGCTGGGCAATGTCGCACAAGTGGAACTTGGCGCCGAACGTTACGATTTTCTCAGCCGTTTCAACGGTCAGCCTGCGTCCGGTCTGGGAGTGAAACTGGCATCCGGCGCGAATGAACTGGAAACCGATACGCGCGTCAGAGAGCGTATTGCAGAACTGGCGCCGTTCTTTCCTCATGGGCTGGAAGCCAAAATCGCCTTCGAAACCTCTCCCTTTGTTAAAGCGTCAATTACGGATGTCGTGAAAACGCTGTTTGAAGCGGTGCTGTTAGTCTTTTTAGTGATGTATCTGTTTTTGCAGAATTTTCGCGCCACACTCATTCCTACGATTGCCGTACCGGTGGTATTACTCGGGACATTTGCCGTGCTATACCTCTGCGGATTCAGCCTCAATACGCTAACCATGTTCGCGATGGTGCTGGCGATTGGCTTGCTAGTGGACGACGCCATTGTGGTGGTAGAGAACGTAGAGCGAGTCATGAGTGAGGAAGGGCTCTCGCCACGAGAGGCAACGCGCAAATCAATGGGCCAGGTGCAGGGAGCGCTGATCGGGATTGCACTGGTGCTGTCCGCTGTATTTGTGCCCATGGCCTTCTTTGGCGGCACGACGGGAGCCATTTACCGCCAGTTTTCCATCACGATCGTGACATCGATGATTCTGTCAGTGCTGGTTGCAATGATCCTGACGCCTGCGCTGTGCGCGACACTACTCAAGCCGCTGGCTAAAGGACAGCACCATGACCGTAAGGGGTTCTTCGGCTGGTTTAACCGAAGCTTCACCCGTACATCGCTGAAATACGAACGCGGTGTAGGCAAGATTTTGCTTCATAGCGGGCGCTGGCTACTGTTGTACATGGGCATCATCGGCGTAATGATTTTTTTATTTTTCCGCCTGCCGACGTCATTTCTGCCGCAGGAAGATCGGGGCATATTCACCACGCAAGTCCAGCTACCGCCCGGTTCAACACAACAGCAGACCTTACAGGTGGTCAACAAGATTGAGCAGTACTATCTCACGCAGGAAAAAGACACGGTGACATCGGTGTTCTCCACCATTGGATCTGGGCCGGGGGGCAATGGGCAGAATGTGGCGCGGCTGTTCGTGCGGCTCAAAGACTGGAGTGAACGCACCACGCCAGAGAGTTCGTCGTTTGCCGTGATCGAACGCGCCACCAAAGCATTTCGCCATATTAAGGAAGCCCGCGTATTCGCCAGTAGCCCGCCGTCCATTAATGGACTAGGGAGTGCGGCGGGTTTTGCTATGCGATTGCAGGATCGCGGCGGGTTGGGGCACGATGCGCTGATGGCGGCACGGGATCAACTGTTGAGCATGGCCGACGGCAACCCTGAACTGACACGCGTGCGTCACAATGGGCTGGATGACGGCGCACAACTGCGGATTCATATCGATCAGCGCAAGGCTCAAGCGCTGGGTGTCTCGGTGGATGACATTAATAACACGTTAAAAACGGGATGGGGATCAACCTATGTCAATGATTTCCTGGATCGTGGTCGTGTGAAAAAAGTCTATGTTCAGGCGGCAGCGAAATTCCGTATGCTGCCGGATGATATCAGTAAGTGGTACGTGCGTAACAACCGCGGCGGCATGGTGCCGTTTAGCGCCTTTGCACAAACCGACTGGGAAACCGGATCGCCGCGTCTTGAGCGTTACAACGGTTATTCATCACTGGAGATTGTCGGTGAAGCAATGCCGGGCGTGAGTACCGGAACGGCGATGGCGGTGATGGAATCGCTGGTGGCCAAGCTACCACAAGGTTTTGGTTTAGAGTGGACGGGGATGTCGTTGCAGGAACGCTTGAGCGGAGCGCAAGCACCAGCGCTCTATGCCATTTCGCTGCTGGTGGTGTTCCTGTGTTTGGCGGCATTGTATGAAAGCTGGACGGTGCCGTTTTCCGTCATGCTGGTGGTGCCTATGGGCGTGCTGGGCGCGCTGGCGGCAACTCTGGCGCGCGGGTTAGAGAACGATGTCTATTTCCAGGTTGGGCTATTGACGGTGGTGGGGCTCTCGGCGAAGAACGCCATTCTAATTGTGGAATTCGCCAACGAGATGAACCAGAAAGGGAAAGACCTGGTTGACGCCACGCTGGAGGCCTCGCGTCAGCGGTTACGACCCATTTTAATGACGTCGCTGGCCTTTATTTTCGGCGTGCTACCGATGGCGACCAGCAGCGGCGCCGGCTCTGCCAGCCAGCATGCGGTGGGAACGGGCGTGATCGGCGGCATGTTAGCCGCCACCTTTCTCGCCATCTTCTTCGTACCGCTATTTTTTGTCGTGGTACGCCGCCGGTTTCCGTTGAAGGATAAGGCGCACTAG
- the malQ gene encoding 4-alpha-glucanotransferase, whose translation MFKVDKLASQQTGIAESYTDAYGKEHIVVAAIRNRIQAMMDVDGGRAPLPPVCVFLQGRDALIELAGNGEFLWTLMYENGGQIQGQITGGSTLALPGVLPLGYHYLTLTQADQRWSCRIIVAPHRCYEPEALQQGKRWWGVTVQLYTLRSQHNWGVGDFGDLRQLVEQVARRGGAFVGLNPLHSLYPALPDAASPYSPSSRHWLNMIYIDVNRVDDFQQSEEAQEWWRREETQSAITTLRAGRWVDYGPVTELKLAALRLAYRYFSTRSALDPRISAFRQFVVSGGQSLQRQATFDALQAYLKKQGENYADWHQWPARYHDVHSETVIAFRRAHSEEITFYSWLQWVAHEQLADCYAHSKQLGLPLGLYRDLAVGVSQGGAETWDERQLYCLDASIGAPPDPLGPQGQNWQLAPMNPTMMQLRGYQPFIDVLRSNMAHCGALRLDHVMSLFRLWWIPKAEPADNGAYVYYPIDDLLAVLALESQRHRCLIIGEDLGTVPPELVRKLQNFGIYSYKVLFFEKDEENHFRSPEDYPRQSMATITTHDLPTLRGYWQAVDLSLGRELGLYPEEALLREQMQQREKAKQGLLDALHAFGLLPQRVGRNSALTTMGAPLSRGVHRYIADSASALVAFQLEDWLDMATPVNVPGTHREYPNWRRKLTRPLESIFTDRCLERLVRDVDLRRGVPLKAQKT comes from the coding sequence GTGTTCAAGGTGGATAAACTGGCAAGCCAGCAGACGGGTATCGCGGAGAGCTATACCGATGCCTATGGCAAAGAGCACATTGTTGTAGCCGCGATCAGAAACCGCATTCAGGCAATGATGGATGTTGACGGCGGCCGTGCGCCTTTGCCGCCGGTTTGCGTCTTTTTACAAGGCCGGGATGCACTCATTGAGCTTGCTGGTAATGGCGAATTCCTCTGGACGCTGATGTATGAAAACGGCGGCCAAATTCAAGGGCAGATCACAGGCGGTTCAACGTTAGCACTACCGGGTGTGCTGCCACTGGGTTATCACTATCTGACGCTAACGCAGGCCGACCAGCGTTGGAGCTGTCGGATTATTGTCGCACCGCACCGCTGCTACGAGCCTGAAGCCTTGCAGCAGGGGAAACGCTGGTGGGGCGTTACCGTCCAGCTTTACACCTTACGCTCACAGCACAACTGGGGCGTGGGCGATTTTGGCGATCTGCGTCAGTTGGTGGAACAGGTCGCCCGGCGCGGTGGCGCATTTGTGGGACTAAACCCGCTGCATTCACTGTATCCGGCGCTGCCAGATGCGGCTAGCCCTTACAGCCCATCATCACGCCACTGGCTGAACATGATCTATATCGATGTTAACCGTGTCGATGATTTTCAACAGAGCGAGGAAGCACAGGAATGGTGGCGTCGTGAAGAGACACAAAGCGCGATTACCACGCTGCGGGCGGGGCGCTGGGTCGATTATGGACCGGTAACAGAGCTTAAGTTAGCCGCCTTGCGGCTGGCTTACCGCTATTTCTCGACGCGCAGTGCATTGGATCCGCGGATTAGCGCCTTTCGCCAATTTGTGGTGAGCGGCGGGCAGAGCCTGCAACGTCAGGCGACATTCGATGCACTACAGGCTTACCTGAAAAAACAGGGCGAGAATTATGCGGACTGGCACCAGTGGCCCGCCCGCTATCATGACGTTCACAGCGAAACGGTCATCGCATTCCGGCGTGCACATAGCGAGGAGATTACCTTTTATAGCTGGTTGCAATGGGTAGCCCATGAACAATTAGCGGATTGCTATGCGCACAGTAAACAGCTTGGCTTGCCGCTAGGGCTATATCGTGATTTAGCCGTAGGCGTCTCACAAGGTGGGGCGGAAACCTGGGACGAGCGACAGTTATACTGTCTGGACGCCTCTATCGGGGCGCCGCCGGATCCGTTGGGGCCACAGGGGCAAAATTGGCAGCTTGCTCCGATGAACCCCACGATGATGCAGCTCCGAGGCTATCAACCTTTTATCGACGTTCTGCGTAGCAACATGGCGCACTGTGGCGCATTGCGCCTCGATCATGTGATGTCGCTTTTTCGTCTGTGGTGGATACCTAAGGCCGAGCCAGCGGATAATGGCGCTTATGTTTATTACCCAATCGACGATCTCCTGGCGGTACTGGCGTTGGAAAGCCAGCGCCATCGTTGCCTGATTATCGGCGAGGATTTAGGCACGGTACCGCCAGAACTCGTCCGCAAATTGCAGAACTTCGGCATTTATTCCTACAAAGTACTGTTTTTTGAAAAGGACGAAGAAAACCATTTCCGCTCTCCGGAGGATTATCCGCGTCAGTCGATGGCAACCATTACGACACACGATCTTCCGACGCTACGCGGTTACTGGCAGGCGGTAGATTTATCGCTTGGACGAGAATTAGGACTATACCCGGAGGAAGCGCTATTACGGGAGCAGATGCAACAACGCGAAAAAGCAAAACAGGGGCTGCTCGACGCCTTACACGCGTTCGGATTATTACCGCAGCGCGTTGGTCGCAACTCGGCGCTGACGACGATGGGCGCACCGTTGAGCCGCGGAGTCCATCGCTATATTGCCGATAGCGCGAGTGCATTAGTGGCGTTCCAGTTGGAGGATTGGCTGGATATGGCTACGCCAGTCAATGTACCAGGCACCCACCGCGAATACCCCAACTGGCGTCGTAAACTTACGCGCCCACTGGAGTCGATCTTCACCGATCGCTGTCTTGAACGGTTGGTGAGGGATGTGGATTTGCGTCGTGGCGTACCGCTAAAAGCGCAGAAGACCTAA
- a CDS encoding alkaline phosphatase produces the protein MNARWLLPLLISAALPGIAQAQAIYPIDRATMLAGGKFDFKVEFDEVLKPQDVRILINGKDYQEVLGKTASFVEREDGGNASTIWVRDVTLPEAGKYVVEAQAKGKKTQVNWEVYSTTGTRKAKNVILFIGDGLSVAHRTGARILSKGITEGKADGRLAMDDLQYMAFGGTSSTDSIAADSANTMSAYMTGHKSGVNALGVYVSRSKNSLDHPKQETLGELLTRSTKMSIGVVSDAELEDATPAAVVSHTRRRADKAEIVEMFYNVKPTVMLGGGSAYFLPKSTPGSKRKDETNYVEKFQQAGYTLVTDADSLKKNAAQATKLLGLFHTGNMDGVMDRRFLKNDVTKKFPNQPDLTDMTQAALDVLSKNQDGFFLMVESALIDKASHPLDWERAFTNTIMLDQSVAIAKKFAEKNPDTMIIVTGDHTHGLSIIGTVDDNKPGTDMREKVGVYEDAGYPNYKDANNDGYPDDLNVSKRLAVFFNNYPDYYETFRPKLDGQFVPAIKNEKDEYVANKAYENVPGAVFREGILPRSTDTGVHAVDDMVIQASGPGAERIRGYMENTELFRVIVDALAVKPQDKQ, from the coding sequence ATGAACGCTCGCTGGTTACTACCTTTACTGATTTCAGCCGCGCTGCCGGGAATAGCGCAGGCTCAGGCTATTTACCCCATTGATCGCGCAACCATGTTGGCAGGTGGGAAATTCGATTTTAAAGTTGAATTTGATGAAGTGCTCAAGCCACAAGATGTCCGTATCCTGATCAACGGCAAAGATTACCAAGAGGTGCTGGGAAAAACGGCTTCGTTTGTCGAACGTGAGGATGGCGGGAATGCCTCCACGATTTGGGTGCGCGACGTAACACTGCCAGAAGCAGGCAAGTACGTGGTAGAAGCGCAAGCCAAAGGCAAAAAGACCCAGGTAAACTGGGAAGTTTATTCGACGACTGGCACACGTAAAGCCAAGAACGTCATTCTGTTTATCGGCGATGGCTTATCTGTCGCACACCGTACCGGCGCACGTATCCTTTCCAAAGGGATAACGGAAGGGAAAGCGGATGGCCGTCTGGCTATGGATGACCTGCAATACATGGCGTTTGGTGGGACATCCAGTACCGATTCGATTGCCGCCGACAGCGCCAATACCATGAGCGCCTATATGACCGGGCACAAATCCGGGGTGAACGCGCTGGGCGTGTATGTCAGCCGTAGCAAAAACTCGCTGGATCACCCGAAGCAGGAAACGTTGGGTGAGTTGCTGACCCGCTCGACCAAGATGTCGATTGGCGTCGTCAGCGACGCTGAACTGGAAGATGCCACACCGGCCGCCGTGGTTTCTCATACTCGCCGTCGCGCCGACAAAGCCGAAATCGTCGAGATGTTCTACAACGTGAAACCCACCGTTATGCTGGGCGGCGGCTCGGCTTACTTCCTGCCGAAAAGCACGCCGGGTTCGAAACGTAAAGATGAAACCAACTACGTCGAAAAATTCCAGCAGGCAGGTTACACCCTGGTGACCGATGCAGATTCACTGAAGAAGAACGCGGCACAAGCGACCAAGCTGTTGGGGCTGTTCCACACCGGTAATATGGATGGCGTGATGGATCGTCGCTTCCTGAAAAACGATGTGACTAAGAAATTCCCTAACCAACCGGATCTCACGGACATGACGCAGGCCGCGCTGGATGTGTTGTCCAAAAATCAGGACGGCTTCTTCCTGATGGTCGAATCCGCACTGATCGACAAAGCCTCTCACCCGCTGGATTGGGAGCGTGCGTTTACCAATACCATCATGCTGGATCAGTCTGTCGCTATCGCCAAGAAATTCGCGGAGAAAAATCCCGATACTATGATCATCGTGACCGGTGACCATACGCACGGCCTGTCGATCATCGGTACAGTTGATGACAACAAGCCTGGCACCGACATGCGTGAGAAGGTTGGCGTCTATGAAGATGCTGGCTATCCCAACTATAAAGATGCCAATAATGACGGCTACCCAGATGATTTGAACGTCTCCAAGCGTCTGGCGGTGTTCTTCAACAACTATCCTGACTACTACGAAACCTTCCGTCCGAAACTGGATGGCCAGTTCGTCCCGGCTATCAAGAACGAAAAAGACGAATATGTTGCCAATAAGGCCTACGAGAACGTACCGGGCGCGGTCTTCCGTGAAGGGATCCTGCCACGCTCTACCGATACCGGCGTTCATGCCGTTGACGATATGGTGATCCAGGCTAGTGGCCCCGGTGCTGAACGCATTCGTGGCTACATGGAAAACACCGAACTGTTCCGCGTGATTGTTGATGCGCTGGCCGTCAAACCACAAGACAAACAGTAA
- the bioH gene encoding pimeloyl-ACP methyl ester esterase BioH produces MAALYWQTEGSGKRDLVLLHGWGLNAQVWQSLVPRLAPHFRLHRVDLPGYGRSQGFGPMSLGDMAEQVLRSAPECAVWLGWSLGGLVASQIALRAPERVQKLITVASSPCFSAQDGWPGIKPSVLQGFQQQLSEDFQRTIERFLALQTLGTASARQDARRLKSVVLEQPMPTVAVLNGGLTILRETDLRQPLTDLTIPFLRLYGALDGLVPRKVAGLLDVQWPNSISVIVPKAAHAPFISHPDIFTERVIAFAAA; encoded by the coding sequence ATGGCAGCATTGTATTGGCAGACTGAAGGTTCAGGAAAGAGAGATCTTGTGTTGCTGCACGGATGGGGACTGAATGCACAAGTATGGCAGAGCCTGGTGCCGCGACTCGCCCCGCATTTTCGTCTGCATCGGGTCGATTTGCCGGGGTATGGCAGGAGTCAGGGATTTGGGCCGATGTCGCTGGGTGATATGGCCGAGCAGGTGCTGCGGTCAGCGCCGGAATGCGCCGTGTGGCTGGGGTGGTCACTGGGTGGACTCGTTGCCAGTCAGATTGCGCTGCGCGCACCTGAGCGGGTGCAAAAGCTGATTACCGTGGCATCATCGCCCTGTTTTAGCGCGCAGGACGGCTGGCCCGGTATTAAACCGAGCGTATTACAAGGCTTTCAGCAGCAGCTCAGCGAGGATTTTCAACGCACGATCGAGCGGTTTCTGGCGCTGCAAACGCTAGGAACGGCGAGTGCGCGTCAGGATGCCCGACGCTTAAAAAGCGTGGTGCTGGAGCAGCCGATGCCGACCGTCGCGGTATTAAACGGTGGGCTGACAATCTTGCGCGAAACAGATTTACGCCAGCCGTTAACCGACCTGACCATACCCTTCCTGCGCCTCTATGGTGCCTTAGACGGTCTGGTGCCGCGTAAGGTCGCCGGATTGCTGGATGTCCAATGGCCGAATTCGATATCGGTCATCGTGCCCAAGGCCGCGCATGCGCCGTTTATTTCGCATCCCGATATTTTTACCGAGCGGGTCATCGCGTTTGCAGCAGCATAG
- the nfuA gene encoding Fe-S biogenesis protein NfuA, with protein sequence MIHITDAAQEHFLKLLAKQEEGTQIRVFVINPGTPNAECGVSYCPPDAVEASDTELKFDKISAYVDELSAPYLEDAEIDFVTDQLGSQLTLKAPNAKMRKVDDDAPLIERVEYVLQSQINPQLAGHGGRVTLMEITDDGLAILQFGGGCNGCSMVDYTLKEGIEKELLEKFPELKGVRDLTEHQRGEHSYY encoded by the coding sequence ATGATCCATATTACCGATGCTGCTCAGGAGCATTTCCTGAAACTGTTGGCAAAACAGGAAGAAGGCACACAGATCCGCGTATTTGTGATCAACCCTGGTACGCCAAATGCCGAGTGCGGCGTCTCGTATTGCCCACCGGATGCCGTAGAGGCCAGCGATACCGAACTGAAGTTCGATAAGATCTCCGCTTACGTGGACGAACTCAGCGCGCCGTATCTGGAAGATGCTGAAATCGATTTCGTTACCGACCAATTAGGGTCTCAGCTTACGCTGAAAGCGCCGAACGCGAAAATGCGTAAAGTTGATGACGATGCGCCGCTGATTGAGCGCGTCGAGTATGTGTTGCAATCACAGATCAACCCGCAGTTAGCCGGTCACGGTGGCCGCGTTACGCTGATGGAGATTACCGATGACGGTTTGGCGATTCTGCAATTTGGCGGCGGTTGTAATGGCTGCTCTATGGTGGATTACACCCTGAAAGAGGGGATTGAGAAAGAATTGTTGGAAAAATTCCCTGAACTGAAAGGCGTGAGGGATCTCACCGAACATCAGCGCGGCGAACACTCCTACTATTAA
- a CDS encoding ABC transporter ATP-binding protein, which yields MAKLLIQHLSVTFPDTSEPVLDIPMLSIRSGERVAVMGPSGSGKTTLVNAITGMDHSGTGCVQWKKQDIWQMNEAERDRWRARHIGLVMQDFHLFPGLNAIENVLLPAQFRYWRIPAALRQRAADLLAQVGLETGTRPIDVLSRGEKQRVAVARALLNRPDIIVADEPTASLDARSGEQIADLLVTLARDSHATLIAITHDARLASQMSRCIQLEKGRLVADQSYQEDRQ from the coding sequence ATGGCAAAGTTATTGATTCAACACCTGAGTGTGACCTTCCCCGATACGTCAGAGCCGGTGCTGGATATTCCCATGTTGTCGATCCGTTCTGGCGAGCGGGTAGCGGTAATGGGGCCTTCCGGTTCCGGTAAAACCACGCTGGTCAACGCGATTACCGGGATGGATCACAGCGGTACAGGCTGTGTGCAATGGAAAAAGCAGGATATCTGGCAGATGAACGAAGCCGAACGAGATCGGTGGCGAGCGCGACACATTGGGCTGGTTATGCAAGATTTCCACCTTTTTCCCGGTCTTAATGCGATAGAGAACGTCCTATTACCCGCGCAGTTTCGCTATTGGCGCATCCCCGCAGCACTCAGGCAACGGGCGGCGGATCTGCTCGCGCAGGTCGGGCTGGAAACCGGGACGCGCCCGATTGACGTCTTATCACGCGGAGAGAAGCAGCGCGTGGCGGTGGCAAGAGCCTTACTCAACAGACCGGACATTATCGTCGCCGATGAGCCGACGGCAAGTCTGGATGCGCGCAGCGGTGAGCAGATCGCCGATCTGCTGGTGACGCTGGCGCGCGACAGCCACGCCACGCTGATCGCGATTACACACGATGCCCGTCTGGCTTCGCAGATGTCGCGCTGCATTCAGTTGGAAAAAGGTCGCCTCGTGGCGGACCAATCCTATCAAGAGGATCGACAATGA